The genomic interval TGATTGGCTCCAGGGCTGATCCCGCCCCTCCTGATTGGCTCCACACCAGAtcctgctcccacagagctgcccccaTTGGCCGAAggccaggccccgccccctcctgATCCCGCCCCTCCTGATTGGTTCCACACACCGGATCCCACACAGACCGGTAGCTGCTGATTGGCTCTAAATCTGACCCCCAATAAAGTCACACCTGATTGGCTCAACACCAGACCCCTCCTCCTCAGTCACTCCTGATTGGCTCCACACTTGatcccacccctgcccagctcagctcctgatTGGCTCAGCCCCAGATCCCGGCTGAACCCACCGCTCCTCTTGATTGGCTCCACACCAGACCCCGCCCCCTGACACCGAAAACCCCCTTCTCCTGATTGGCTCCACGCTGGATCCCTGCCCGTGACTGGCCATAGCCttggccccgcccccccccctTCAGCAGCACCGCTCCCCATTGGCCGCTGGCCGGatcccggccccgccccctcccctcccccataGTGCAAATGGTTCCCACGGGCGGAAAACGGAACTGGAAGAACGAGAAAAGCGGCgccgggggaggggggaagacgcggccccgcccctccccccaaaacaaccccctcccccccaacCCCGCCCAACCTCAGGGTGGGGGGGGGGCGGCCCTGGAGACCCCCCCCTCCTCAAAAAGTGCAAAGtgggggggtccggggggggtCCCTCGCTGTGCTTGTCGGTAATAAAAACTCGGGGGGAGATTGGGGGGGACACGGAGCGGggggggagagaggaggggcAGAGAACCCAACCCAcggtgggaggggagggggggggaatTTCTGTTGTTGGCGGAGGGGTGGGGGGTCCCCACTGCCTCGTgaaggggggagggggggggtgtAGGGCGGGGAGGGGGGCCCGTCCGTgtgtccgtccgtccgtccgtcccgTCCGTCCCGTGTCCGTCCGTCCGTCGGTCCGTCCGTGCGTTCCCCCGCCGCAGGCGGCTCACAGTCAGCTGACCCGCTCGGGCACAGGCGTCCGCGTGTCCACCGGCTCCTCGCGGGCCGGGGGCCGCGGCACGGCCACGCtgggggggggcgggggcggcggcggcgccgacGAGGacgacgaggaggaggaggatgaagaggaggaagaggaggaggaggaggaggtggaggaagaggaggcagagTCTTTGTGCTCGGGCTCCCCTCGGTGTTTGTAGGGCGGCgacggcggcagcggcggcggcggcgggggctgcTGAGTCTTAGGGGGCTCCTTGGCGCAGCCGTCGGGGGCCGCGGGACCCCCCCTCTGCTCCGAGCACCCGCTCAAGTCCtgggggggcggcggcggcggcggcggcgggggcggcgggggggggggggctggcGCTGTCCTTGGGGTCGCTCTGGGGGGgctccggcggcggcggcggaggcgggGGGGGCGCGGGAGGAGCCCCCCGGCCCTTGGGGCTGCCCTCCTTGCTGCgccggccggggctgcgggcgctgcggggGCCGCGGGAACCCGGCGGGgtcggcggcggccgcggcgtCGTCGTCGTCGTTGTCGTCGTGGCGGTCGCGGTGGCCGCCATCGTCACCGTTTCCACCACCACCGTCTCCCTCGTCTTCCTCTTCTTGATGGGCAGCACGGTCTCCTGCACGGCCGGGGGAGTCGCCGCCTTCTTGTCGGGGccgcccggcccccccggccccgccgcccccgccggtTTGCGCCCGCGTTTCTTGGGCACGGCCGGACTGTCCGGCTCGGCCCGGCGCTTACGGCCCGGccgccgcggggccggcggggccgcggggcccgGCTGGCCCGGGGAGAACGGCATCTTGACCAGCAGCTTGCCGGGGGGCTTCTCCAGAGCCCGTTTGGCCGCAGAGCCCCCCTCGGACACGGCCGAGGCCGCCttgggccgggcgctgccgcctCCGCCGCCGCTGCCCTTGGGCCGCCCCCGGCCGCGGCCGGTGCCGGGGCCTTTGGGCGATTTGGGCTTCTTGGGCGGGCGCTGCTCGCGGCGCGAGGGGCTGCCCCGGCCGGTGACGGTGAAGTCGAAGTCGTTGGGGTCCAGCGAGGTGTCCCCCACCTTCTCGAAGTAGGCGATCAGCTCCACCTTGGAGCGGAAGGCTTTTCCCTGCGGGCTGCGGATGGGAGAGGGAATGGTCAGCGGCGATGACCACAGCCCCCTCTCTGACCAccccagacacacacacacacacagccagagCGGTCAGTGGCGATGACCACACCTCCCTGTCCGGccactccacacacacacacacacacacacacacacagccagaaCCAGAGCGGTCAGCAGCGATGACCACAgccccctctcccctctccggccaccccacacacacacaaccagAGCGGTCAGTGGCAATGACCACAgccccctctcccctctctggccacacccccccccccccacacacacacacacaaccagAGTGGTCAGCAGCGATGACCACAGCCCCCTCTCCGGccaccccacacacacacacacacacacacacagaacccGTTCTGGGCTCACTTGATCAGGTAGACGTCGTACTTGCCGGCCGAGCGGCCGGATTTGCGCTGTTTGAGTTTGCGTGTCCAGCCCTCGGGCAGCGTGGGGTCGTCGTACATGGGCCCGCGGTCGCGGATGATGGAGCGCCGCTGCTTCGGCGACGCCGACGCCTCCGGGGCCGccggcgccgccccggccccctcCGAGCTCTCGGCCTTGCCGGCCTCGGCGGGCTCGGCCGCGGGCTGCTCCGGCTCCTTGCGCTCCTTCTTGGGCTTCTTGGCCTTGGGCGGCCGCTGCAGGTTCTCCTCGGACTTCTCCTCCCTGCGGGGACACGCGGCGGTCAGCGGAGGGAGGGGACGGGGTCAGGGATGGACACACGGACGCGTGAGGGGTGTGGGCACGAGGGCTGCTGGGTGTGGAAGGGGTGAGTGGTGAGTGGATGGATGCACGGACAGGGCCTGGACACAGCgctggacacacagacagggtcctggacacagcactggacacacggacagggcCCTGGACACAGCGCTGGTCAGTgctggacacacggacagggccctggacacagcactggacacacggacagggccctggacacagcactggacACATGGACAGGGCCTGGACACAGCGCTGGTCAGTgctggacacacagacagggccCTGGACACAGCGCTGGTCAGTGCCAGACGCACGGACAccgacagacacagggacacagccccgtGAGCTCCCGGACACAGCACTGGTCAGTGCTGGACACACGGACACCGACGGACAGGGCCCTGCGACTCTTTGGACATGGTGCTGGTCAGCACTGGACATGCAGACCCaatggacacacggacacaaaCTCGCTGGACACACGGACCAGGCCCTGCGGCTTTCCAGACACAGCACTGGTCAGCGCCGGCTGCACGGACCcgatggacacacggacacagccctgaggagctctggacacatggacaccaaggacacacggacacacggacactgCCCCGTGGCTCCTTGGACACAGGACCGGTCAGTGCTGGACACACGGACACCATCGGACAGGGCCCTGTGACTCTCTGGACATGGCATTGGTCAGTGCTGGACACATGGACAGGGCCCTGCATCTCTCTGGACATGGCATTGGTCAGTGCTGGACACACGGACCCCgctggacacacagacaggacCCTGCATCTCTCTGGACTCGGCATTGGTCAGTGCTGGACACATGGACAGGGCCCTGCGTCTCTCTGGACATGGCATTGGTCAGTgctggacacacggacagggcCCTGCGTCTCTCTGGACACACAGACCCCACTGGACACACGGGTTCAGCgctgcagctccctggacacagcactggtCAGTCCCGGACACGCAGATGGACAAACAGCAccagacacacggacacagcCCCAGACGCCGAATTGGGCAAAGCACGGGATGGGCCTGGCCGGAgccaggacaaggagcaggaggaggaggaggaggaggaggaggaggaaggaggggcagCCCGGACCGGCGGGAATTACGGCCGTGGCCGGAACGACATCCCAGTGTCCGTCAGTCCGTGGCGTTGGGGGGGGACcgggggacaccgaggggacaccggCCACCCCCAAAGCCCCGTCCTGGCCGAGTGTCCGGCAGCCCCGTGTCCACCAAACCCAGCCCCGGGGGTCACCAAGGGGTCGTGGTCAGGGCGCGGTGACACCGGGGCTGTCACCAGACCCCGTGTCGGTGTCACCGGGGACGGGACCCTCGGGGCACGGGGGGGatttgggcagggctgggaccccTCGGTGTCACCGTTGTCACCGGCGCGGGGGTCCCGTCCTGGTGAGGAAACACACACAGCTGAGGCTGGGGGAGGGCGGGACCCCCGCtatggggtggggagggggatgcAGGACCCCCCCCAGTGCTGGGGGTCCCCATGTGGCCATCAGGGGAACCCCCCCCCGACCCCTCCCCAACAACAATGGGGGAGCACGGCCGGGACCCCCGccaccagccccatcctggggcTAAAAGTCGCAAAAACGGCACCAAAAAATTTGGGAAGGGGCGCAGGAACATCGGGatgagagggactggggacaaggggggacccccagggaccccccaacATATCCCAGGGTCTCGGGGGGGCTGGGGTGGCCTCAGGGTTGGGGGTCTGAGGTGGTCCTGGGGGTCTTAGGGGGGGTCTGGGGCTCTTAGGGGGGTCTGGGGTGGCCCTGAGGGTCTCGGGGTCCTGTgtctggggtggccctgggggtcccaggggggccttggggtggccctgggggtctcctggtggccctgggggggtcccacgggggtcctggggggtccctggggggtcccaggggggtcTGGGGTGGCCCCAGGGTCGAGGATCCCAAGTGGCCCCGGGGGTCTCAGGGGGTCTCGTGGTGGGCACAGCAAAAGTGGGCGTGAGAagccaaattttggggttttccgaGGAAATTTGGGCGATCCCAGCAGAATTCGGGAAATTTCGGGGtgatttgtgggattttggggcatgaAGGCAGTTTTAGGGCGAtcccaggtgggatttgggggaattttgggggatttgaggACATCCGGAGGAGTCGCGGGAGCGCGGCTGCTTTGGGGGAATTTGAGGCGTTTTTGGGAGCAGCGTGAGGGGAAAATTTGGAGCAACTTTGGGGCAATTCTGGATATTTTGGGGCTGCTGAATTTTCGGGGAATTCAGGATATTTTGGGGTAACTCGGGGAGTTTCGGGGCGCTGCATGAGTGCAgcaatttggggaaatttgggggattttagaGTGAAACGAGCATTTGGGGCGTTTAGCGTGAGCagcattttggggaaattttgggtattttttggtGGCGCACGAGCAGAAAATTTGGGGGCAATTCAGGGGATTTTAGGGTAATTCAGGGGAGATTTGGGACGCGGCGTGAAAAGCagtttggggcaattttggggattttggggcgcAGCATTTTGGGATAActcggggggtttgggggtgcagaGTGAGAAGCGGTTCGGGGCATTTTTGAGTATTTTGGGGTGCAGCATTTTGGGGCAGCTCGGGATATTTTGGGGCGCCACGTGCACGCAAAAATTTAGGGTAGTTTCGGGGTGCAGCATTTTGGGGAAATTCAGGGTATTTTGGGGTAAGCCGGGGTATTTTGGGGCACCACGTGAGCGCGACagttcagggcaaatttgggcATTTTGGGGCACAGCGTGAGCGTAACATTTTGGGGTGACTCGGGGTGTTTCGGGGTGActtctggggattttggggtgactcCTGGGTGGCTTTTGGGGTCACTTcgggagggttttggggtgactTCGGGGGAGGGGTGGAGATAACTCGTGGAGTTATGGGGTGATTatggggggtttggggtaaCTCTAGAAATTCGGGGTGACTCGGGGGAGGTTCGGGGTCAATTTTGGGGTGACtcggggtggattttggggtgactcGGGAGAGCTTTGGGGCGGTTTTTGGGGTTTCGGGTGCGCGCGGGACGGGCCGGGGGGTGTGTCCCCTTGAGGGGGGCGGGGGTCCCTCTAagagctggggggggggggggtcccca from Molothrus aeneus isolate 106 unplaced genomic scaffold, BPBGC_Maene_1.0 scaffold_30, whole genome shotgun sequence carries:
- the MECP2 gene encoding methyl-CpG-binding protein 2, which translates into the protein MAAAAPSGDEGRLEEKSEENLQRPPKAKKPKKERKEPEQPAAEPAEAGKAESSEGAGAAPAAPEASASPKQRRSIIRDRGPMYDDPTLPEGWTRKLKQRKSGRSAGKYDVYLINPQGKAFRSKVELIAYFEKVGDTSLDPNDFDFTVTGRGSPSRREQRPPKKPKSPKGPGTGRGRGRPKGSGGGGGSARPKAASAVSEGGSAAKRALEKPPGKLLVKMPFSPGQPGPAAPPAPRRPGRKRRAEPDSPAVPKKRGRKPAGAAGPGGPGGPDKKAATPPAVQETVLPIKKRKTRETVVVETVTMAATATATTTTTTTTPRPPPTPPGSRGPRSARSPGRRSKEGSPKAPPPPPPPPPPPPPPPQDLSGCSEQRGGPAAPDGCAKEPPKTQQPPPPPPLPPSPPYKHRGEPEHKDSASSSSTSSSSSSSSSSSSSSSSSSSAPPPPPPPPSVAVPRPPAREEPVDTRTPVPERVS